A single genomic interval of Suncus etruscus isolate mSunEtr1 chromosome 10, mSunEtr1.pri.cur, whole genome shotgun sequence harbors:
- the TUBB4B gene encoding LOW QUALITY PROTEIN: tubulin beta-4B chain (The sequence of the model RefSeq protein was modified relative to this genomic sequence to represent the inferred CDS: deleted 3 bases in 2 codons): MREIVHLQAGQCGNQIGAKFWEVISDEHGIDPTGTYHGDSDLQLERINVYYNEATGGKYVPRAVLVDLEPGTMDSVRSGPFGQIFRPDNFVFGQSGAGNNWAKGHYTEGAELVDSVLDVVRKEAESCDCLQGFQLTHSLGGGTGSGMGTLLISKIREEYPDRIMNTFSVVPSPKVSDTVVEPYNATLSVHQLVENTDETYCIDNEALYDICFRTLKLTTPTYGDLNHLVSATMSGVTTCLRFPGQLNADLRKLAVNMVPFPRLHFFMPGFAPLTSRGSQQYRALTVPELTQQMFDAKNMMAACDPRHGRYLTVAAVFRGRMSMKEVDEQMLNVQNKNSSYFVEWIPNNVKTAVCDIPPRGLKMSATFIGNSTAIQELFKRISEQFTAMFRRKAFLHWYTGEGMDEMEFTEAESNMNTLVSEYQQYQDATAEEEGQFEEEAEEEVGLGFVHPYVGACELYSFTTYSGSHHCVCISSFCFHAASCSDTIKAFS; this comes from the exons ATGAGGGAGATTGTGCATTTGCAGGCCGGGCAGTGCGGCAACCAGATCGGTGCGAAG TTCTGGGAGGTGATCAGCGACGAACATGGCATCGACCCTACTGGAACCTACCATGGGGACAGCGACCTGCAGCTGGAGCGGATCAACGTGTATTACAACGAGGCCACCG GTGGCAAGTATGTGCCCCGCGCCGTGCTGGTGGACCTGGAGCCAGGAACCATGGACTCGGTGCGCTCCGGCCCTTTCGGGCAGATCTTCCGGCCTGACAACTTTGTCTTTG GGCAGAGTGGTGCCGGCAACAACTGGGCCAAGGGGCATTACACAGAAGGTGCAGAGCTGGTGGACTCAGTCCTAGATGTGGTGCGGAAGGAGGCCGAGAGCTGCGACTGTCTGCAGGGCTTCCAGCTCACCCATTCTCTGGGCGGTGGCACGGGCTCGGGCATGGGCACCCTGCTCATCAGCAAGATCCGAGAGGAGTACCCTGACCGTATCATGAACACCTTCAGCGTAGTGCCCTCGCCCAAAGTGTCGGACACTGTGGTGGAGCCCTACAATGCCACCCTCTCCGTCCACCAGCTGGTGGAGAACACGGACGAGACCTACTGCATTGATAACGAGGCGCTGTATGACATCTGCTTCCGCACCCTCAAACTCACCACCCCCACCTACGGCGACCTCAACCACCTGGTCTCAGCCACCATGAGTGGAGTCACCACCTGCCTGCGCTTCCCCGGCCAGCTCAATGCTGACCTGCGCAAGCTGGCCGTGAACATGGTGCCCTTCCCCCGGCTGCACTTTTTCATGCCAGGCTTTGCCCCTCTGACCAGCCGGGGCAGCCAGCAGTACCGCGCCCTGACTGTGCCAGAGCTCACCCAGCAGATGTTTGATGCCAAGAACATGATGGCTGCTTGTGACCCACGCCACGGCCGCTACTTAACTGTGGCCGCCGTCTTCCGGGGCCGCATGTCCATGAAGGAGGTGGACGAGCAGATGCTGAATGTGCAGAACAAGAACAGCAGCTACTTCGTGGAGTGGATCCCCAACAACGTGAAGACGGCCGTGTGCGACATCCCTCCACGGGGCCTGAAGATGTCGGCCACCTTCATTGGCAACAGCACGGCCATCCAGGAGCTATTCAAGCGCATCTCCGAGCAGTTCACGGCCATGTTCCGCCGCAAGGCTTTCCTGCATTGGTACACGGGTGAGGGCATGGACGAGATGGAGTTCACCGAGGCTGAAAGCAACATGAAT ACCCTGGTGTCCGAGTACCAGCAGTACCAGGATGCCACAGCAGAGGAGGAAGGC CAGTtcgaggaggaggcagaggaggaggtaGGCCTAGGGTTTGTGCACCCATACGTGGGAGCCTGTGAACTTTATTCATTCACAACCTATTCTGGTAGCCATCACTGCGTGTGCATTTCCTCTTTCTGTTTCCATGCTGCGAGCTGTTCAGACACAATTAAAGCCTTTTCATAG
- the SLC34A3 gene encoding sodium-dependent phosphate transport protein 2C gives MPGSLTRTQALHPTLDTLSLVNQSQKDAGTRGSAPVTEGDKDPWAISEQKDTDQPWKELNRAGKVRRVTIGILKACGLLGNLYLFICSLDVLSSAFQLLGSKLAGDIFQDNVVLSNPVAGLVIGVLVTVLVQSSSTSSSIVVSMVASELLTVQASVPIIMGVNVGTSITSTLVSMAQSGDRDEFRRAFGGSAVHGIFNWLTVLVLLPLETAVAALERLSGLILGAVNLQPGTRTPDILKVLTQPLTHLIVELDPDAITGSATGNATNSSIIKRWCGTREELIPGNGSNCGDLCPEGNSSTVLLPCHHLFTYTELSDLAVGLILLAGSLLVLCSCLVLIVKLLNSVLRGSVAQAVRTIINADFPFPFSWLSGYLAILVGAGMTFVLQSSSVFTAAIVPLMGVGVISMERAYPLFLGSNIGTTTTAVLAALASPADMLLSAVQVAIIHFFFNLAGILLWYVVPVLRLPIPLAKRFGNVTARYRWVAIVYLLLSFLLLPLAAFGLSLAGGVVLAGVGGPLLGLLFLVVLVNLLQRHKPAWLPRCLRSWSWLPRWLRSLEPWDHVVTRCCPCGICKAPEPSAKEAYCYDNPEVVASQHL, from the exons ATGCCGGGCTCTCTCACGAGAACACAGGCGCTGCACCCCACTCTGGACACGCTCAGCCTGGTAAACCAAAGCCAGAAAGATGCAGGTACCAGGG GTTCTGCCCCTGTCACAGAAGGGGACAAGGATCCCTGGGCCATCTCTGAGCAGAAGGACACAGACCAGCCCTGGAAAG AGCTCAATAGGGCTGGCAAGGTACGTCGTGTGACCATCGGCATCCTCAAGGCCTGTGGACTCCTGGGGAACCTGTACCTCTTCATTTGCTCCCTGGACGTACTCAGTTCTGCCTTCCAGCTGCTGGGCA GTAAACTGGCCGGGGACATCTTTCAGGACAATGTAGTGCTGTCTAACCCAGTGGCTGGACTGGTCATTGGTGTGCTGGTCACGGTGCTGGTGCAAAGCTCCAGTACCTCCTCTTCCATCGTGGTCAGCATGGTGGCCTCTGAGC TGTTGACCGTCCAGGCTTCCGTGCCTATCATCATGGGCGTCAATGTGGGCACCTCGATCACTAGCACCCTAGTGTCCATGGCGCAGTCGGGGGACAGAGATGAGTTTAGGAG GGCATTTGGCGGGTCGGCGGTGCACGGCATCTTCAATTGGCTCACGGTACTGGTTCTGCTGCCACTGGAGACGGCAGTTGCAGCGCTGGAGAGGCTCAGCGGTCTGATCCTGGGTGCAGTTAACCTGCAGCCTGGGACACGCACCCCGGATATCCTCAAGGTCCTGACACAGCCGCTTACTCACCTCATAGTGGAG CTGGACCCTGACGCCATCACAGGGAGTGCCACGGGCAATGCAACGAACAGCAGCATTATCAAGCGATGGTGTGGGACCAGGGAGGAGCTG ATCCCTGGGAATGGCAGCAACTGCGGAGATCTCTGCCCGGAGGGGAACAGTTCCACGGTGCTGCTGCCCT GTCACCACCTGTTCACCTACACGGAGCTCAGCGACCTGGCCGTGGGCCTCATCCTGCTGGCCGGCTCCCTGCTCGTGCTTTGCTCCTGCTTGGTGCTCATCGTCAAGCTGCTCAACTCCGTGCTGCGGGGCAGTGTGGCCCAGGCCGTGAGGACCATCATCAACGCAG ACTTCCCCTTCCCATTCAGCTGGCTCAGCGGCTACCTGGCCATCCTCGTGGGGGCGGGTATGACCTTCGTCCTCCAGAGCAGCAGTGTCTTCACAGCTGCCATTGTGCCCCTCATGG GGGTTGGGGTGATCAGCATGGAGAGGGCCTACCCCCTCTTCCTTGGCTCAAACATTGGCACCACCACCACGGCCGTGCTGGCGGCCCTGGCCAGCCCTGCAGACATGTTGCTTTCTGCTGTTCAG GTGGCGATCATTCACTTCTTCTTCAACCTGGCGGGCATCCTGCTGTGGTACGTGGTGCCTGTCCTGCGGCTGCCCATCCCGCTGGCCAAGCGCTTTGGAAACGTGACAGCACGCTACCGCTGGGTGGCCATCGTATACCTGCTGCTCAGCTTCCTGCTGCTGCCCCTGGCCGCCTTCGGGCTGTCCCTGGCGGGGGGCGTGGTGTTGGCAGGCGTAGGGGGGCCCCTGCTGGGGCTGCTGTTTCTCGTGGTCCTGGTAAATCTGCTGCAGCGGCACAAGCCCGCTTGGCTGCCCCGCTGCCTGCGCTCCTGGTCTTGGCTGCCCCGCTGGCTGCGCTCCTTGGAACCCTGGGACCACGTGGTGACTCGCTGCTGCCCCTGCGGTATCTGCAAGGCCCCCGAGCCCTCCGCCAAGGAGGCCTACTGCTACGACAACCCCGAGGTGGTGGCCTCCCAGCATTTGTGA
- the RNF224 gene encoding RING finger protein 224 gives MAAPSGRGQGQAKQQAEVPEEQQEEEEEEEEEASWPCWTWTNGSRHARPPYETRSPGGSSCSALWLKGEPLPAHLLLTPHPRAGNASPMEGVTVGAGSSTPDHRGAGHCCLGEWTQLKESLVPEEGAASGVPGRGSACIICYSAYDLASRLPRRLYCGHTFCQVCVRRLDTADHTQRWIPCPQCRQSTPTPRGGVAMLDLDLPVFLAIRAQREPRPPTAFKGGPAVIQQPARPTPSLGPQLSFPQGPHCCWECGSLCWVPRSSPDI, from the exons ATGGCTGCGCCTTCAGGAAGGGGCCAGGGCCAGGCCAAACAGCAA GCAGAGGTGCCAGAGGAGcagcaggaagaggaggaagaagaggaggaggaggcaagCTGGCCTTGCTGGACCTGGACCAACGGGTCCCGGCACGCGCGCCCGCCCTATGAGACAAG GAGCCCTGGAGGATCCAGTTGCAGCGCTTTGTGGCTGAAAGGGGAGCCCCTGCCCGCCCACCTGCTGCTGACTCCTCATCCTCGGGCTGGTAATGCGAGCCCCATGGAGGGAGTCACTGTGGGTGCCGGATCCTCCACCCCTGACCACCGTGGAGCTGGGCACTGCTGCTTAGGGGAGTGGACTCAG CTCAAGGAGTCGCTGGTCCCTGAGGAAGGGGCAGCTTCGGGGGTCCCTGGGCGTGGTAGTGCCTGCATCATCTGCTATTCGGCCTACGACCTCGCCAGCCGCCTGCCTCGTCGCCTCTACTGTGGCCACACCTTCTGCCAGGTCTGTGTGCGGCGGCTGGACACGGCAGACCACACCCAGCGCTGGATCCCCTGCCCACAGTGCCGCCAGAGCACCCCTACACCCCGCGGTGGGGTGGCCATGCTGGACCTCGACTTGCCCGTCTTCCTGGCCATCAGAGCCCAGCGGGAGCCCCGGCCTCCCACCGCCTTCAAAGGTGGCCCAGCTGTCATACAGCAGCCGGCCAGACCCACACCCAGCCTGGGACCACAGCTGAGCTTCCCACAGGGGCCCCATTGCTGCTGGGAGTGCGGCAGCCTCTGTTGGGTTCCTCGGAGCAGTCCGGACATCTGA
- the CYSRT1 gene encoding cysteine-rich tail protein 1 has protein sequence MDPHEMVVKNPYAQFIIPRAQLRPDLGGQQPEAAPSCSESGPPASGPCVSETLCSLEPGKAKGAEGVKGGAATQGQQTWQPSGNPCGCGQRTGLTYAGRPPVGRGDDIAHHCCCCPCCSCCHCPRFCRCHSCCCVVS, from the exons ATGGACCCCCACGAGATGGTCGTCAAGAACCCTTATGCCCAATTCATCATCCCCCGCGCCCAACTGCGGCCCGACCTGGGGGGACAGCAGCCAGAGGCAGCTCCATCATGCTCTGAGTCAGGGCCCCCAGCCTCTGGGCCCTGCGTCTCAGAGACCCTCTGCTCTCTGGAGCCTGGCAAAGCCAAGGGTGCCGAGGGTGTGAAGGGA GGAGCTGCCACCCAGGGCCAGCAGACCTGGCAGCCTTCTGGGAACCCGTGTGGCTGTGGGCAGCGCACAGGACTGACCTATGCTGGACGGCCGCCCGTGGGACGCGGGGATGACATTGCccaccactgctgctgctgccctTGCTGCTCCTGTTGTCACTGTCCTCGCTTCTGCCGCTGCCACAGCTGCTGCTGCGTGGTATCCTAG
- the LOC126020165 gene encoding basic proline-rich protein-like, translating to MGGGVVDGRDGGFEDPRGGTPKAVPADLGEALRLAPPHGPHAGLQSCGGVALRARAGAARTAVSAHPPQSAPRSARTCHRARPPARPRPSRPPRPAIAEVAAGAAEPGSTEPNRTEPNRASERAWPGAGAAASGLRLDELCKAAAARRAAGDARLGQLGPAPGLSASPASRLLFVRPRRRLAAFLGHPVLDPWRPPSPCLPGWPGPGAADRGCRGPGAPHAPSPAAPAGDPG from the exons atgggggggggggtcgtggaCGGACGAGATGGGGGCTTTGAGGACCCTCGGGGCGGAACCCCCAAAGCGGTCCCCGCAGATCTAGGGGAGGCCTTGAGGCTGGCCCCGCCTCACGGACCCCACGCGGGTCTCCAGTCGTGTGGGGGGGTGGCGCTGCGGGCGCGGGCGGGCGCCGCGCGCACTGCGGTCTCCGCGCATCCGCCGCAGAGCGCGCCCCGCTCCGCACGCACCTGCcaccgcgcccgcccgcccgcccgcccgcgccccaGCCGCCCCCCGCGCCCCGCCATCGCCGAGGTCGCCGCCGGAGCCGCCGAGCCGGGCAGCACCGAACCGAACCGAACCGAGCCGaaccgagcgagcgagcgagcctgGCCGGGCGCGGGTGCCGCCGCATCGGGCCTGCGCCTGGACGAGCTCTGcaaggcggcggcggcgcggcgcgCGGCCGGGGACGCCAGGCTGGGGCAG CTCGGGCCTGCTCCAGGCCTCTCCGCCTCTCCAGCCTCCCGGCTCCTCTTCGTGCGGCCCCGGCGCAGGCTAGCTGCCTTCCTTGGGCACCCTGTCCTGGACCCATGGCGCCCGCCTAGCCCCTGCCTGCCCGGATGGCCCGGCCCGGGCGCTGCTGACCGCGGCTGCAGGGGGCCCGGCGCCCCCCACGCCCCCTCGCCAGCCGCGCCGGCTGGAGACCCTGGGTGA
- the RNF208 gene encoding RING finger protein 208 encodes MPADLGPEAGSGWPGLLMSCLKGPHVILKMEAMKIVHPEKLPERQAAPRFPPVPRPSQALAPKRAWPCDTEIIVNQACGGDVPALEGVPRTPPLPHRPRQGSGEPGFPRGPPTDEVIVNQYVGAPSGPGPTSSSEPLECPTCGHTYNATQRRPRVLSCLHSVCEQCLQTLYESCPKYKFISCPTCLRETVLFTDYGLAALAVNTSLLSRLPPEALAAPSGGPWGGEPEGSCYQTFRQYCGAACACHARNPLSACSIM; translated from the coding sequence ATGCCCGCTGACCTGGGGCCCGAGGCGGGCAGCGGCTGGCCGGGCCTCCTCATGTCCTGCCTGAAGGGCCCCCATGTCATCCTCAAGATGGAAGCCATGAAGATCGTGCACCCCGAGAAGTTGCCTGAGCGCCAGGCGGCTCCCCGCTTCCCACCCGTGCCCCGGCCCAGCCAGGCCCTGGCCCCCAAGCGGGCCTGGCCCTGTGATACCGAGATCATCGTCAACCAGGCATGCGGGGGGGATGTGCCGGCCCTGGAGGGGGTCCCCCGCACCCCGCCCCTGCCCCACCGGCCCCGCCAAGGCAGCGGCGAGCCCGGCTTCCCCCGGGGGCCCCCCACGGACGAGGTCATCGTGAACCAGTACGTGGGGGCCCCCTCGGGGCCCGGCCCGACGTCCTCCAGCGAGCCCCTGGAGTGCCCCACGTGCGGGCACACCTACAACGCCACGCAGAGGCGCCCGCGGGTGCTGTCCTGCCTGCACTCGGTGTGCGAGCAGTGTCTGCAGACGCTCTACGAGTCCTGCCCCAAGTACAAGTTCATCTCCTGCCCCACCTGTCTCCGAGAGACGGTGCTCTTCACTGACTACGGCCTGGCTGCGCTGGCCGTCAACACCTCCCTCCTGAGCCGCCTGCCCCCCGAGGCGCTGGCCGCCCCGTCCGGAGGCCCATGGGGGGGCGAGCCCGAGGGCAGCTGCTACCAGACCTTCCGGCAGTACTGTGGCGCGGCCTGCGCCTGCCACGCTCGGAACCCGCTCTCCGCCTGCTCCATCATGTAG
- the NDOR1 gene encoding NADPH-dependent diflavin oxidoreductase 1 yields MPSPQLLVLFGSQTGTAQDVSERLGREARRRRLCSRVQALDSYPLVNLIHEPLVVFVCATAGQGDPPDNMKNFWKFLFRKNLPPTSLCQLDFAVLGLGDSSYAKFNFVAKKLHRRLLQLGANALLPACLGDDQHELGPDAAIDPWLQELWDKVQELYPPPPGLSVIPPGTPLPSTFTLHILQEAPETCSEAQPVVPKAAPGPPSELQPFLAPLVTNQRVTGPTHFQDVRLIEFDITDSGLSFDAGDIVLIWPQNTEDNVQRCCEVLGLQPNQRFTLQPQEPGVLCPARLPQPCSVHHLLLRYLDISSVPRRSFFELLACFSRHELEREKLLEFISAQGQEEMHEYCSRPRRTILEVLCDFPHTASAIPSDYLLDLIPPLRPRAFSIASSLQVLPSRLQILVAVVQYQTRLKEPRRGLCSTWLASLDPTQGAVRVPLWVRPGSLTFPKTPDTPVIMVGPGTGVAPFRAAIQERVAQGQKRNILFFGCRRRDQDFYWEAEWRELEDRGCLSLVTAFSREQEQKVYVQHQLREQGLLLWDLLDRQGAYFFLAGNAKLMPTAVSEALLFIFQDQGRLSDPEAASYLARLQHAGRFQTETWA; encoded by the exons ATGCCGAGCCCGCAGCTCCTGGTGCTCTTCGGCAGCCAGACGGGCACGGCGCAGGATGTGTCGGAGCGGCTGGGCCGCGAAGCCCGGCGTCGGCGCCTTTGCAGCCGGGTGCAGGCCCTGGACTCGTACCCTCTG GTGAATCTGATTCACGAACCCCTGGTGGTATTTGTTTGTGCCACCGCAGGCCAGGGAGACCCCCCTGACAACATGAAG AACTTCTGGAAGTTCCTATTCCGGAAAAATCTGCCGCCCACCTCCCTTTGCCAGCTGGACTTTGCAGTGCTGGGCCTCGGCGACTCCTCTTATGCCAA GTTTAACTTTGTGGCCAAGAAGCTGCACCGGCGACTGCTCCAGCTCGGAGCCAATGCCCTCTTGCCTGCCTGTCTGGGCGATGACCAGCATGAGCTAGG GCCCGATGCTGCCATAGACCCGTGGCTGCAGGAGCTGTGGGACAAGGTGCAGGAGTTGTACCCGCCACCCCCTGGCCTCAGTGTTATACCCCCTGGCACCCC CCTGCCCTCCACCTTCACCCTGCACATCCTCCAGGAAGCCCCCGAGACATGCTCTGAAGCACAGCCTGTAGTCCCAAAAGCAGCCCCAGGCCCCCCTTCTGAGCTCCAGCCCTTCCTGGCACCCCTGGTCACCAACCAGAGAGTCACCGGCCCCACACACTTCCAAGACGTTCGACTGATCGAGTTTGACATCACAGATTCCGGGCTCAG CTTTGATGCTGGGGACATCGTGCTGATCTGGCCCCAGAACACAGAGGACAATGTGCAGCGATGCTGCGAGGTGCTGGGCCTACAGCCCAACCAGAGGTTCACGCTGCAGCCTCAGGAGCCAG GCGTCCTCTGTCCTGCCCGGCTGCCCCAGCCCTGCTCTGTGCACCACCTCCTGTTGAGGTACCTAGACATCAGCAGTGTACCACGCCGCTCCTTCTTTGAGCTCCTGGCCTGTTTCTCCCGCCATGAGCTGGAGCGAGAGAAGCTGCTGGAATTCATCTCTGCCCAAGGCCAGGAGGAGATGCACGAGTATTGCAGCCGGCCCCGCAGGACCATCCTGGAG GTGCTCTGTGACTTTCCGCACACAGCTAGTGCCATTCCCTCAGACTACCTGCTGGATCTCATCCCCCCTCTGAGGCCTCGGGCCTTCTCCATTGCCTCCTCCCTACAG GTGCTCCCAAGCAGGCTACAGATCCTCGTGGCCGTGGTGCAGTACCAAACTCGCCTCAAGGAGCCACGCCGGGGCCTCTGCTCCACCTGGCTGGCTTCTCTGGATCCCACTCAAG GAGCTGTCCGAGTACCTCTGTGGGTGCGCCCTGGGAGCCTGACCTTCCCCAAGACCCCAGACACACCCGTGATCATGGTGGGGCCAGGCACTGGAGTGGCTCCCTTCCGAGCAGCCATCCAGGAACGCGTGGCGCAGGGCCAGAAGA GAAACATCTTGTTCTTTGGCTGCCGCCGGCGGGACCAAGACTTCTACTGGGAGGCTGAGTGGCGAGAGCTGGAGGACAGGGGCTGCCTGAGTCTGGTCACAGCCTTCTCCCGGGAGCAG GAGCAGAAGGTCTATGTTCAGCACCAGCTACGGGAACAGGGTCTGCTGCTCTGGGACCTGCTGGACCGCCAGGGTGCCTACTTCTTCCTTGCAGG GAATGCCAAGCTCATGCCGACGGCTGTGTCCGAAGCTCTGTTGTTCATCTTCCAGGATCAGGGCAGACTGTCGGACCCTGAAGCTGCCTCCTACCTAGCTAGGCTGCAGCACGCTGGGCGCTTCCAGACTGAGACATGGGCCTGA